Below is a window of Humulus lupulus chromosome 2, drHumLupu1.1, whole genome shotgun sequence DNA.
tattatatcttatatatatatatattattttattaaaaaataatataataataaataatatacttTTTGGTATTGTTGttggaatagaaaaaaatatggtgctaaatttttttaattttgttattggTGCAACACTATATATGATGTTATGGGTTGGAGATgccattattaaattaaaatatgtgagcaCAATATGTCATCTTCTTATATTATACTGATCTTATATTATACTGATGTGCTCTTTAacaattctcttttttttttagatccACCTAACATactaaacaataaataaaaaataaaacttttcttTAATATACAAATACATAACAATTAGTGACTAGGTGATGAtaatcaatatgatattttttattaattttttttttaactaatcaAAAGCTATATCTATGAATCTAAGTGTCTAATTTTTTATTGGATTGAGTCCACATGGTgagatatttttttgttttttttgttcaaATGCAAAATATGTACCAAGAATGGTGGGTGGTGAATGGTGATGATATTCTAGTCAAAAAGGGTAATAGTATTGATGATGATAATACTCGATTAATGAGTGATTTAAATTCACCAGTACATGTGATTTTACAACTTAGTAATAGTAAACTGCAAGTGTGTGATTggataaataaaaatcaaaacaGAGTACCGATGATGAATATGATCCCATTCCCAACCCAAGTTGGAGTTGTAAATTAAAAgcttaaaattaattttattgagAGATTTAATAAGGAGATTATTAAATGtgtgtgtaaatatatatatatatatgtgtataattatGTTTTGTGGGGCTCTAGGTGGGGCCAACAGGAGTGACACGTGGCAACCATGCGAAGGCTATTGATGTAGATCGTAGGGAGGAGATGGAAGGGTGGGGTGGGGTTTGTGGTGAGAGGCACATGGGTGTTGTTAGGTTCAAGAAAATCATGTGATCACATGTGCTCTCTCTCTTTGTAAAACTAAGTTGTGTGTGGGACCCATTTCTTTTCTCTTAAAGAACCCATCCGCAGGTGATTATTCAATGCTATCATTTTTTTTACTGGGATTCACCTGCGCGTGTGGAATGTTAcattcaattcaattcaattcaatttaatttttataaaagtGAAAGTgggcttcttcttcttattcATTCACTTATTATTCTCTATCTCTATCTTTATCTCTATCTCTACTCTACGCAGACCATACAAAAGCTACGCCTTTGTAATACGGTCCGTACAAATAAATGTGATACCTAATATTCCATCACATGGTATTTTACTCCTTAATATCATATGCAACTACTCACCAACCTAATGCATTATTCAATCTCAATATCTTATTAGATTTCACAAATGATTTATGCATAATAATCACTATTAGAAaattcttatttattttattttttaaaaaaacaaggtCGTAAGTTTGTAATGGGTGAGAAAGAATACCTTTTACTCAAGATTAATTTAGCCCATTATCACAACTAACAATATCTCTAATggagtgaaaaaaaaaatggtgcaTTGTTATATTTAGCTTATTTTAACAAAATTATTACTCTAATAATGTTTTAAAAAGtgtgctaaatttggcacaaGATATAACATGAGTCAAATTTGACCCAGCAATATATATTACTTTTTTATCTATCATGTTGCCACTAATTTACTAGttaataattaatgaataataatattactttttttattaacttattttacaataaaaaattaaataattaaataatttttgtatattatcaataaatattaaaatgaATTGTTGATTTTTCTTGTCAATTTATATCTTGTGTATTGgaatacaattataaatattgagccaaatataataaatttttttttgtgccaaatttggcacaaaatttaCACCTGGTATCAAAATGAGTGTTTAGAGCACTCCCATCCGGTGCTCTACTTCAACCTTTAAAATACTTccaaaaaacacacatttttctatttaacctctaagttttacattttaccatacatcagattctctatttttttctctatatcatttaaatattatattttcaaacattttttattcatttcaaatattttttataactatcaataatatcctaatatattttaatattataatattgggTTAAATGATGAATAGTATACATTAAATATAGCTTGGTACTGTAGCtttatgtaaaaatatttgtaaatACATCATCCAATGTATACCTATTTTTGTTAGTTTTagctatttttttttacatattttggtaATATAACTCACCCAATGTGAGTGCTCTTAGATATAATATCGAAATAATAGCACACTAACCATTCTTTATATTCACTATTTAAACTAGTATTATTAAAAGAGTGTTTTTTATTTATCGCAAGTCTTGAATTTGGGACGAAGAAATAACATAAACAAGTTATTTAACCCATTTGTTCCCTACCAAAATTAACCACAAAGTTTGTGAATATCATGAATGAATAAGAACTACTATGAACATAAACAATTTCATAAAAAAAGGATATTAAGGATTGAAATAGATAGTTGATTCAACAAAATTACAGAGTTGAGTCGAGGCTTTATCATACCTCAAGAGTAAAATTTCCAAAGaggcttttttttttaaagttgccATGAGTAAAAAATGAATGGGATGTATTAGGCTTGCTTTCGACCACAAATAATACATTTAAGAGGACCAATTCATAGTGTTCCGGTTCGCAAGGAGAGAAAGTCCCCCATCacatattaaagaaaaaaaaagatctcTTTCATCCTGAAATAGGTTGGATAATACAATAAATTTCACCATTAATAAAGATAGAGTGTCTCACCCTAAAGATTAGGGGTGTTCGCAGTGCAGGTGGTGTGATTTTTCTATAATTTTTTCGATCCATATTATGTGGTGTTTGCATATACCTCAAACCGCATAAACAGCACCTAAAAAATGTGGCTGGTGcgatttttctctaattttttcgaCCCAGATCGCATATGCGGTTTGAACGATTTTTCAAATTGTAACTTATACCGCATAGATCTCAAACGGCATAAACCGAACTGCAAAAATGCAGTGTGATGCAGTGCGATGTGAGAAGATTATACTTATcgccaaaaaaatttaaaaattaaatattaattaaataaagattcataataaatctcatagcTATAGAgtattaacaaaataattaaatatacaaTAATCTAATAAACTTttagcaaaataataaaaatacaacaaactaataacaaataaaaaaatgtaatattCAAGTAAAGATTTTAATTAAGGAGAAATATCTTTaaattgaagtagaatatgtgttagcatcctatgaaacattatattttttttctagatattgtgtatattatattatataaatatttatacattaattttaaatttagtccaattgaaaaaaatatataaaatagttaatatatataatgatgagttgtggtgtgaagcggtttgaactacatttataaaatttaaaaccgcaaacTGCACCGTAAAGTGATGCATGGTAAGAAGTAtgaggttccatctcaaaaccaattggtgatgagtggagtaactcatACTCTTATAAATGGAATGATGATCCTACATACTTTCCATGTAGGATTCTATTCTCTAACATCCTCCTCAAGATGGTGGCTATTTTTGCTCACCAATCTTGGACGGCTCGTTCACAATTGGCTCGTTGGCTCTTTTGGCTCTTTTTGACTCACTATCCCCGAATCACAAAGGGCTCTTTTGGCTATCTTTTTGGACCGGTTTTGGATTTGGATCGGACATAAATACAATGTTAGAATGTGGAAAGTGATGCATGGTAAGAAGTAtgaggttccatctcaaaacTAATTGGTAATGAGTGGAGTAACTCATACTCTTATAAATGGTATGATGATCCTACATACTTTCCATGTGGGATTCTATTCTCTAGCAGCACCGCACCTCAAATTGTGGTGCAGTATAGGTGATTTATGCGGTATGAGTGGTTTTATGAATACCCCTAGTAAATACCAAACACActaaatattacaataaaatattttgtcaaaaaaattacaataaatatATTCTTTGGGAGCGACTACAACGCATCCTCTTTTTTTGCAACACTGGTGCATTTTTTTTATTGCGccacctgaatagttataatcccaaaaaaaattatatgatagTCTATATTGTAGCTAtatagaacatcctacaaattttcaagaaattctgaataaattatggtacagAAACATGGTTTAAACCGTCTGTTGCACACGTGCCTATTTTTTTGTGTACgcatgtaaaatttgacagtttgaactctgttttcagcttcgtaaactattcagaatttcttgaaaatttgcagaatattctaaatacatataatgtacaccgtcatataaatttttttgggattataactattcagatgccaaaataaaaaaatgatgcaccgatattaaaaaaaaagtgatgCGTTATAGTCGTTCCCTATATTCTTTTGCCTTTATCTTAATTTTatctttttttaacaaaaaaagttCTCTACCAAATATAGTGCAACACTATACACTATACTATTTTtgtaaaagtaataataataacaactatTGGAGCTCTATCTACAGTAGAAATTGCAGtaaaaaaatagaatagaaaCTTTTATACATACGTACATCTGATGCACATTCTATCCTAAGATTCATCTAGTAAAAAAATAAAGttgtataataaaataaaaaagtatatagTAAATGAAAACATAGATAAAGAATTTTCACATGGCTCAACCTGTGGAACACAGCAGAGGAGACAGTCTTATAAATGAGGTTGCTGGATACATAGTAAGTATTGTACGGTACAATCGATAGGGTATAGACGAGCCTGGACCCTACGCGCCTAAAGAGAGCGCGTGCGTACGTATAGAAAATTACACTCCAACCCAAAAAAACCAGGTCGGGGGCTTGGGAAGCCAAAAACCAGTGGGTCCTCCAAGCTTCGTTGGCATTGACATTTCTAGTGCTCTGCTCTAACAATAATTTAACCAAACACAAAACTCAAAACTCCAAACAACACACAAATCACAATCCCAATCCCAaacactctcttcttcttcttctctcttttctcttctctttcttcctcTGTTACTGTTTTCATGGAAGACAACGAAACCCAAATCGCCATTAGAAACACCGCCCATCAAAAATCCCAGATGGGCAATGCCACCATAAACAACTCTCTATCCCATTTGGACCGGCGCAGGAGCCGGAGAAAGTCCAGGGAGTTTCTCAAGATTCACCGGGAAAATGTGAAGAGGAGGAGTACCGGTACTGATACTGCTACTGGTTCTGGTACTGGTTCTGGTTATGGCTCCACTACCAGTACTAGTAGTTGTGTCTCCGGTGGCGCCGTCGACGCCGGAGAAGGTGATGAAGAGAGTGAGAAAGAAGAAGTGGAGAGGAAGATTAAGGCATTACAGAGGATTGTCCCCGGAGGTGAGTCGCTTGGTGTAGACAAACTGTTTGATGAAACTGCTGGGTATATATTGGCCTTGCAGTGTCAGCTCAAGGCCATGAGAACTCTTGCTGCCTTtgttgaaggtttggagaagAGAAAGTTTGGAGgttgatttgattattattattagtattatcATAATCAATCGGTATTAATATTGGCTTTTTTCTAGGAGCTTTTATTTGGTTCAAATCATGGACCAAAttgaattttcttttcttttcttttgtttgggAGAACAAGATTTCCCaacttattttctttctttgtaATGTTTATTATTCTGATATGGAAATGGAATCAATAGGAACAAGGGCTGGTTAGTACTAACTTTTTGGTAACTCTCATTAAATAAATTGTCTCAATGGTTATGCTTATTTGATGAAACGTGAACATTGTTGCATTTGCCATTGCCAAGTGCATGTTTTTAAGTGTTTGAGTAAATGATTAGTTTTCTTCTGCTAAAAGAAAACAAACAacttatttattataaaaattgttagaaaaaaatatatatatatataaatgggtttttttttttatttggaatGGGAAATTCGAATTGGTAACTTTCATAATGTGAGGGGGTAGATATGTACAAAGATAGGAACTTGTGGTAATTAAAATCCAGTCATGAAGAACTATAAAGACTGATAGTTACTTTTCGATTACATATGGGTCATGTTGAGTGAAGCTTTTCTGGAATCTGACATTCATATATATTAACTCAGAACACTCCTGGTAACTTCTGTGATTCAAATATCTTACATAAAATAAaatctatctatctatatatatatatagatatatttagcAGTATGTGAcaaaaaaaagttattttcttCTAGTATTGACTAAAGCCAAAAATACTAGTCCTCAACCTCATGACCTTTGTGACCATTATTTCGACCTTATCCATTTTCATTGATTATTAATATTTAAGTGAGGAAGGTTTGAATAATTGAATGTATCTTGAGAAAGTGACCAagaatattattaatattattttggtTGTAATCTTGTTTAGAAAAGTTCTTATAATGTTTCCATAGGAGAGATCAAGAATCCAAGTTGATCTTAGGTGAGATTTGACAGAAGAGTGTATAGATTCTTTTGGTGAAATAAATGGACGAGGGAACATGCCTTAGAAGAAGTCATAGTCTAATAATATTGGGCATTTTTTTCAACCTAAGAATGCAAATGGGTTATGATGTAAAGTGCTCAATTGGCTTACATtagttataaaataaataatatcaccAATACTGTCTTGCTTGCTCATAATTATGTAACAATGTGAatcgttattattattattataatctttTGAAGTGTACAAGGAACTGGATATCATTGGAGAAATTGAGAAAAGTGAATAATAAGGTTTTGTAATTAATgggtttttttttaatgttgtaATTTTAATGGGATTTGTTGTGACAAAAGTCAAAAACTAAGTCTTTGTCTTGGTCGGACTAAAAGTAGTTTTATTGATTTGCTGTCAGTCATTTTGCTAGAGTTTGGGAGACAGAAAGGCCTAATTAAAGAGCCTAATTTGAAAGAAAGATAAGATAAGTCAATCGATGAGACAAAACAactacattttattttattttatttatttgcattttcgtatttaaaactttaaaatcaTATAATTAAATTAGCATTAGAGTTTGTGTATCTATCTTATCCACTAtccttattttatttattttttaatagtgATCTAGATCTGATATGTATATTTATACATCCGTAACATGGCTCTCTAATgcttttttaaattatattattattcaaTACTAGCATAcgtacaatttctttttattaaaaaaataacttagaAGAGCTAGTAAGGAAATAATTTTCTTAATATTGTAAagcaactttaaaaaaaaaaaaaaaccatttggAGCATTTACAGAATGTTGGATTAATTACCTAAATTGTTTTTTTGATCAGAAAGTTGATAAGATGTAACATTTAattactcaaaaaaaaaattaccgaCAATAATACTTAAAGTTGTTAAAACTTTACACTTTTACTAtccaaataattaaaaatattaataaaattttattttaagctatgaaaattcattaaattatataaaaatagtctaaattaattctaaaattaaagaataattttatttaatgaatatagtaaataaatattttttacatcattttttaataatttttttccttttttaatagttttttagtTATTGATTTTCTTTTAACTATTTtcaatcaaaaatatttttttcaatttagtattaatttatgttatttttatataattttaatgattttaataacttaaaatatatttataataatattttgttagTAAGAGTTTAACGTTTTAGCAACTTTGAATATTTTTGCCACCGAAAGAAAGTTATTTGGGTATTTAAATgctatattttagtaattttcgGTACtttttcatcaattttttttagatatttaaatgcTACATTCGTTAAACATTGGGTATTTTTACCGCGAATATcacttaaaaaaattacaaaatttatgCTAAATGAAGGTGAAAATCTCAAGTTTAACCTAGTAATGCTGACTCCTgtagtaagaaaaaaaaaaactatttagcACTCGCTTTCTAAGAAATAAATACAATTTGAAAATTCTCTATCAAAAACAAAAAGAGGGTCAAGAGAT
It encodes the following:
- the LOC133815838 gene encoding transcription factor PAR1-like, with translation MEDNETQIAIRNTAHQKSQMGNATINNSLSHLDRRRSRRKSREFLKIHRENVKRRSTGTDTATGSGTGSGYGSTTSTSSCVSGGAVDAGEGDEESEKEEVERKIKALQRIVPGGESLGVDKLFDETAGYILALQCQLKAMRTLAAFVEGLEKRKFGG